In Rissa tridactyla isolate bRisTri1 chromosome 23, bRisTri1.patW.cur.20221130, whole genome shotgun sequence, the following are encoded in one genomic region:
- the ANKRD34A gene encoding ankyrin repeat domain-containing protein 34A — translation MPSPVHRPPGAAGPPGLTMLPADGSALLRAVAQGKFRLTRLLLEGGAYINEGNAAGQTPLMAACRAGYADPLEQPRMVRYLLENGADPNIPDKTGKTALMHACAERAGPAVATILLAHGADPSARDYAGASALVYAINRGDRETLQVLLDACKARGKEVIIITTDTSPSGTKTTRQYLNSPPSPGLEEKRSPALCMSPSDIEVRTAASPAGSEKEEERDVFCFPPPPPAPTAAAPDPPRARARPLKRLNSEPWGLVAPGTEGTRGPPETLVAGMEGLSLGGRPRRHSVEGREAAGLPGATWAERVPPACPQPLARRNTAPETARVKPPRWDPPEMEGSAMPLPASESPPATRRRPPGLLERRGSGTLLLEPLASGRAGFLPPLHPGPHPPGPRGSPKGRRKLLRRHSMQTEEMRQLATFQSSVALEPGS, via the coding sequence ATGCCCAGCCCCGTCCACCGCCCACCCGGTGCTGCTGGCCCCCCTGGTTTAACCATGTTACCAGCGGACGGTTCGGCCTTGCTGCGTGCTGTGGCACAGGGCAAATTCCGTCTCACCCGTCTCTTGTTGGAAGGGGGAGCCTACATCAACGAGGGCAATGCTGCCGGGCAAACACCGCTGATGGCCGCATGCCGGGCCGGTTACGCTGACCCACTGGAGCAGCCCCGCATGGTGCGGTACCTGCTGGAAAACGGCGCCGATCCCAACATTCCCGATAAAACGGGCAAGACGGCGTTGATGCACGCCTGCGCCGAACGTGCCGGGCCGGCAGTAGCCACCATTCTGTTGGCCCACGGTGCCGATCCCAGTGCTCGTGATTATGCTGGAGCCTCTGCTTTGGTGTATGCCATTAACCGGGGGGACCGGGAGacactgcaggtgctgctggatgCCTGCAAAGCCCGAGGGAAGGAGGTGATCATCATCACCACTGACACCTCACCCTCAGGGACCAAAACCACGCGCCAATACCTAAACTCGCCCCCGTCgccagggctggaggagaaaCGTTCCCCAGCCCTTTGCATGTCGCCTTCTGACATTGAGGTGCGGACGGCGGCGTCACCAGCCGGCAgcgagaaggaagaggagagggatgTTTTCTGCTTCCCCCCGCCACCACCGGCACCGAccgctgccgcgccagacccaccccgtgcccgggcGCGGCCGCTGAAGCGCCTCAACTCTGAGCCCTGGGGGTTGGTGGCCCCAGGGACAGAGGGGACGCGGGGACCCCCTGAGACGTTGGTGgcggggatggaggggctgagCCTGGGTGGGCGCCCACGGCGGCACAGCGTGGAGGGCCGTGAGGCTGCCGGGCTGCCAGGGGCCACCTGGGCTGAACGGGTGCCCCCTGCTTGCCCACAGCCATTGGCACGTCGCAACACGGCCCCTGAAACGGCGCGGGTCAAACCGCCTCGCTGGGACCCTCCTGAAATGGAGGGCTCGGCCATGCCGCTGCCAGCCAGCGAGTCGCCTCCGGCCACCCGTCGGCGCCCGCCCGGTTTGCTGGAGCGTCGTGGCTCCGGCACGCTCTTGCTGGAGCCCTTGGCCTCTGGGAGGGCTGGCTTCTTGCCCCCCTTGCACCCTGGcccgcacccccccggcccccgtggCTCGCCCAAGGGACGACGCAAGCTGCTGCGCCGGCACTCGATGCAGACGGAGGAGATGCGGCAGTTGGCCACCTTCCAGAGCAGCGTGGCCCTGGAACCCGGCAGTTAG
- the POLR3GL gene encoding DNA-directed RNA polymerase III subunit RPC7-like yields the protein MAGRGRGRGRGQMTFNVEAVGIGKGDALPPPTLQPSPLFPPLEHRAAPLPGGEEGEYMLALKQELRGAMKNLPYFVKPGAPRRDIERYSDKYQISSPIDSAIDWNPDWRRLPRELKIRVRRLRKGRTTILIPKCKQRVALDKEETIKKLESLEKKEEEVTSEEEEEKEEEEEGKEEEEEEYDEEEHEEETDYIMSYFDNGEDFGADSDDNMDEAVY from the exons atggcgGGCCGAGGCCGGGGTCGGGGCCGCGGGCAGATGACTTTCAACGTGGAGGCGGTGGGGATCGGGAAGGGGGATGCGctgccccccccaaccctccAGCCCTCCCCTCTCTTTCCG ccgctGGAGCACCGggcggccccgctgcccggcggggaggagggcgaGTACATGCTGGCGCTGAAGCAGGAGCTGCGGGGGGCCATGAAGAACCTCCCCTACTTCGTCAAACCTGGGGCGCCCCGCAGAG ATATCGAGCGCTACTCGGACAAGTACCAGATCTCCAGCCCCATCGACAGTGCCATTGACTGGAAcccag ACTGGAGGCGGCTGCCACGGGAGCTGAAGATCCGGGTGCGGCGGCTGCGGAAAGGCA GGACCACCATCCTCATCCCCAAGTGCAAGCAGCGGGTTGCACTGGACAAGGAGGAGACCATTAAGAAGCTGGAG agcctggagaagaaagaggaagaggtgACAtcggaggaggaagaggagaaggaggaggaagaagaagggaaagaagaggaggaagaggagtatGACGAGGAGGAGCATGAAGAg gagaCCGACTACATCATGTCCTACTTCGACAACGGCGAGGACTTCGGCGCTGACAGCGATGACAACATGGACGAGGCGGTCTACTGA